A window of the Hevea brasiliensis isolate MT/VB/25A 57/8 chromosome 6, ASM3005281v1, whole genome shotgun sequence genome harbors these coding sequences:
- the LOC110647133 gene encoding pentatricopeptide repeat-containing protein At2g27610, with protein sequence MNVYLIFKTFAKPQIKKACKTIPIQFYLQFHTHNPLYQSRAIALNFQEPILDLKRPLALHMFDLSPQKGFLQCNHLLFEFSRNNSHHEVANLFLGIHRSGFSIDGSTLSCVLKACACLFDENIGIQVHNYCVKSGFFDDVSVGTSLIDMYFKNESVEEGRRVFDEMGVRNVVSWTSLLAGYAQNGLNVEVLKCFFRMQAEGIKPNSFTFATVLGALADKAIVEKGVQVHTMVIKNGFETTISVCNSLISMYSQSGMVRDARAVFDGMVDRNDVSWNSMVAGYVTNELHLEAFEMFYYLRLSGVNLTNVVFASIIKSCANIKELGFARQLQCQVLKGGFEFDHKVRTALMVAYSKCKDMDDAFKIFSMMQGIRNVVSWTAMISGYLQNGTAEQAVNLFCQMSREGVRPNDYTFSTILAAQPFVSPSEVHAQAIKSNYEKSPSVGTALLDAYVKLGNIVEASKVFKRIDEKDIVAWSAMIAGYAQTGDTEGAVKIFIQMAKDGVEPNEYTFSSVINACCSPTAAVEQGKQLHAWSIKLRFNDALCVSSSLVTMYAKRGDIENANEVFKRQRVRDLVSWNSMVCGYAQHGNGRKALEVFKEMQKQNLKMDGVTFIGVFSACTHTGLVDEGQRYFDIMVKDHHIEPTMEHYSCMVDLYSRAGMLGKAMDIINKMPFVAGATVWRTLLAASRIHRNVELGKLAAEKLISLQPQDSAAYVLLSNIYAAAGNWPERTKIRKLMDERKVKKEAGYSWIEVKKKTYSFLAGDVSHPMSDEIYSKLAELSTRLKGAGYRPDTNYVLQDVDEEHKETILSQHSERLAIVFGLIATPAGTPLQIVKNLRVCGDCHTVIKLISMIEERYIIVRDSNRFHHFKRGLCSCGDYW encoded by the coding sequence ATGAATGTGTACCTCATTTTCAAAACCTTCGCAAAACCCCAAATAAAAAAAGCCTGCAAAACCATTCCAATCCAGTTCTATCTTCAATTCCACACTCACAATCCTCTCTATCAGTCCCGTGCCATTGCCTTAAACTTTCAAGAGCCTATTTTGGACCTTAAACGCCCACTAGCACTGCACATGTTTGATTTAAGTCCCCAAAAAGGCTTTCTACAGTGCAATCACTTGCTTTTTGAGTTCTCTCGTAATAATTCGCACCATGAAGTTGCTAATCTATTTTTGGGTATTCATCGTTCTGGGTTTTCCATTGATGGGTCAACCCTTTCTTGTGTTCTGAAAGCTTGTGCATGCTTGTTTGATGAAAACATTGGGATTCAGGTGCATAATTATTGTGTAAAATCTGGTTTTTTTGACGATGTCAGTGTTGGTACTTCTCTCATTGACATGTATTTCAAGAATGAGAGTGTTGAAGAGGGGAGGAGAGTTTTTGATGAAATGGGAGTGAGGAATGTGGTATCATGGACCTCTTTGCTTGCAGGTTATGCACAGAATGGACTGAATGTTGAGgtgttgaagtgcttttttagaaTGCAAGCAGAGGGGATTAAGCCTAACTCATTTACATTTGCAACTGTTCTTGGAGCGTTGGCAGATAAAGCTATAGTTGAGAAGGGAGTTCAAGTTCACACAATGGTAATAAAGAACGGGTTTGAGACAACTATATCTGTTTGCAATTCGTTGATTAGTATGTACTCACAATCGGGAATGGTTAGAGATGCTAGAGCTGTTTTTGACGGTATGGTGGATAGGAATGATGTTAGTTGGAACAGTATGGTTGCTGGTTATGTAACAAATGAGCTTCATTTGGAAGCTTTTGAGATGTTTTATTATCTGAGACTTTCTGGAGTAAATCTCACCAATGTGGTTTTTGCCTCCATTATTAAGTCATGTGCTAATATCAAGGAATTGGGTTTTGCTAGGCAGCTCCAGTGTCAGGTGTTAAAGGGTGGGTTTGAATTTGATCACAAAGTTAGGACAGCACTGATGGTAGCTTACAGCAAGTGCAAAGATATGGATGATGCTTTTAAGATATTTTCAATGATGCAAGGAATTCGAAATGTGGTTTCATGGACGGCCATGATTAGTGGGTACTTACAGAATGGTACAGCGGAGCAAGCTGTGAACCTCTTTTGTCAAATGAGCAGGGAAGGTGTTAGACCAAATGATTATACTTTTTCTACTATTCTTGCTGCTCAACCATTTGTTTCTCCTTCTGAAGTACATGCTCAAGCCATCAAAAGTAACTATGAGAAGTCACCTTCTGTTGGAACTGCACTTTTAGATGCTTATGTCAAGCTAGGAAATATTGTTGAAGCTTCAAAAGTCTTTAAAAGAATAGATGAGAAGGACATTGTGGCATGGTCAGCAATGATAGCTGGATATGCTCAAACAGGAGACACTGAGGGAGCTGTTAAGATATTCATCCAAATGGCAAAGGATGGGGTTGAACCTAATGAGTATACCTTCTCCAGTGTAATAAATGCATGTTGTTCCCCTACAGCAGCAGTAGAACAAGGAAAACAGTTGCATGCCTGGTCAATTAAGTTGAGGTTTAACGATGCTTTATGTGTTAGCAGTTCTCTTGTCACCATGTATGCAAAGAGAGGGGACATTGAGAACGCAAATGAAGTTTTCAAAAGACAAAGGGTGAGAGATTTAGTTTCTTGGAATTCAATGGTCTGTGGATATGCACAGCATGGCAATGGGAGGAAAGCTCTTGAGGTATTCAAGGAGATGCAAAAGCAAAACTTGAAAATGGATGGTGTGACATTCATTGGTGTCTTTTCTGCTTGCACGCATACTGGATTAGTGGATGAAGGTCAAAGATACTTCGACATAATGGTGAAAGATCACCACATTGAGCCAACAATGGAGCACTATTCTTGCATGGTTGATTTATATAGCCGGGCTGGAATGCTTGGAAAAGCCATGGATATCATAAATAAAATGCCATTTGTTGCGGGGGCAACTGTGTGGCGAACTCTCTTGGCTGCTTCCCGTATTCACCGCAATGTAGAGCTGGGAAAGCTTGCAGCAGAAAAGCTCATATCTCTCCAGCCACAAGACTCAGCGGCATATGTTCTACTTTCCAACATATATGCTGCAGCAGGAAATTGGCCAGAAAGAACCAAAATAAGGAAATTGATGGatgaaagaaaagtgaaaaaagaAGCTGGGTACAGCTGGATTGAGGTGAAAAAGAAGACCTACTCATTTTTGGCTGGTGACGTTTCTCATCCCATGTCAGATGAAATTTATTCAAAACTAGCAGAACTAAGTACCCGATTGAAGGGTGCTGGTTACCGGCCTGATACCAATTATGTGCTTCAGGATGTTGATGAGGAACATAAAGAAACTATTCTTTCTCAACATAGTGAGAGGCTGGCTATTGTTTTTGGATTAATTGCCACACCTGCAGGAACTCCTCTCCAGATTGTGAAGAACCTAAGAGTCTGTGGAGACTGCCACACAGTTATTAAGTTAATATCGATGATTGAGGAGAGATATATTATAGTCAGGGATTCGAACCGCTTCCATCACTTTAAAAGAGGTTTGTGCTCATGTGGTGACTATTGGTGA
- the LOC110647128 gene encoding protein HIRA isoform X1, producing the protein MIAEKPSWVRHEGMQIFSIDIQPGGLRFATGGGDHKVRIWNMKSVSRDLENNEPTQLLLATLRDHFGSVNCIRWAKHGRYVASGSDDQVILVHERKPGSGTTEFGSGEPPDVENWKVAMTLRGHTADVVDLNWSPDDSILASGSLDNTVHIWNMSNGICSAVLRGHSSLVKGVAWDPIGSFIASQSDDKTVIIWRTSDWSLAHRTDGHWAKSLGSTFFRRLGWSPCGHFITTTHGFQKPRHSAPVLERGEWAATFDFLGHNAPIIVVKFNHSMFRRNNASAQEVKAAPIGWANGASKLAGKESQPYNVIAIGSQDRTITVWTTASPRPLFVAKHFFTQSVVDLSWSPDGYSLFACSLDGTVATFHFDVKELGHRLSDAELDELKRNRYGDVRGQQANLAESPAQLLLEAASAKQTATKKVVSDILQNRMPVKSSVDLGVTTKTSEQVDGAKKGVGVAGDGLNKVATSARISSPVKQTEYRRPDGRKRIIPEAVGVPNQQEAIMGEAQSQALDFPLVASNHGRDENGVVPADGGLREGSFRGTFGRSSDTKDRSGVTARATITESLVIEKVLGSSGRDGSINVEHSGSVKASSSSSTSLSVRVFDKKIGEDTVPICLEARPREHAVNDIIGVGNTCMMKETEVVCTRGAQTLWSDRITGKVTVLAGNANFWAVGCEDGCLQVYTKCGRRAMPTMMMGSAAIFIDCDECWKMLLVTRKGSLYVWDLLNQDCLLQDSLASLIASDPNSSAKGTIKVISVKLSKSGSPLVVLATRHAFLFDMNLMCWLRVADDCFPASNFSSSWNLGSIQSGELAALQVDVRKYLARKPGWSRVTDDGVQTRAHLEAQLASSLALKSPNEYRQCLLSYVRFLAREADESRLREVCESFLGPPTGMAESTSSNAKDLTWDPCVLGMKKHKLLREDILPSMASNRKVQRLLNEFMNRLSEYGSAETNLDQKNSMQPTTSQPETNEMDLDQSASDQKNSLAPVMDQTNSTQRATDNKDSVPITINETSSTPLASDQVDSGPILTDQVIPDSPATDTGS; encoded by the exons ATGATTGCAGAGAAACCCAGTTGGGTTAGGCATGAGGGAATGCAGATTTTCTCCATTGACATTCAACCTGGTGGTCTCAGGTTTGCTACTGGTGGAGGTGACCACAAG GTTAGGATATGGAACATGAAATCTGTTAgcagagatttggaaaataatgaaCCTACACAATTGCTTCTTGCAACGCTTCGAGATCACTTTGGATCAGTCAACTGCATTAGGTGGGCTAAGCATGGGCGGTATGTTGCATCAGGGTCTGATGATCAGGTGATTTTAGTTCATGAAAGGAAGCCTGGTTCCGGTACCACTGAGTTTGGCAGCGGAGAGCCACCAGACGTTGAGAACTGGAAGGTTGCAATGACTTTGAGAGGGCACACTGCGGACGTG GTGGATCTTAATTGGTCTCCAGATGATTCCATATTGGCTAGTGGGAGTCTGGACAACACTGTCCATATTTGGAACATGAGCAATGGCATTTGCTCTGCTGTTCTTAGAGGTCACTCTAGCCTGGTTAAAGGAGTAGCTTGGGATCCTATTGGCTCTTTCATAGCAAGTCAATCTGATGATAAGACAGTCATTATATGGCGGACAAGCGACTGGAGTCTGGCTCACAGAACAGATGGCCACTGGGCAAAATCA CTTGGTTCTACATTTTTCAGGCGGCTTGGATGGTCTCCTTGCGGCCATTTCATTACTACCACTCATGGTTTCCAGAAGCCAAGGCATTCTGCACCTGTTCTAGAGAGAGGGGAATGGGCTGCCACATTTGATTTCTTAGGACATAATGCTCCTATTATTGTGGTGAAATTTAACCATTCAATGTTTAGAAGGAATAATGCTAGTGCTCAGGAAGTGAAAGCTGCACCTATTGGGTGGGCTAATGGGGCCTCTAAGCTTGCAGGGAAAGAATCACAACCCTATAATGTTATTGCTATTGGGAGTCAGGATCGCACCATAACTGTGTGGACAACTGCAAGTCCTCGTCCTCTTTTTGTGGCAAAACATTTCTTTACTCAAAGTGTTGTAGATTTGTCCTG GAGTCCTGATGGGTATTCACTTTTTGCTTGTTCCTTGGATGGGACAGTTGCTACTTTCCATTTTGATGTAAAAGAGCTGGGGCATAGGTTGAGTGATGCTGAGCTTGATGAGCTAAAGAGAAATCGTTATGGTGATGTCAGAGGTCAACAGGCAAACTTGGCAGAGAGCCCAGCACAATTATTGCTTGAAGCAGCTTCAGCCAAGCAAACAGCAACCAAAAAAGTGGTGTCAGATATTCTGCAAAATCGGATGCCTGTGAAATCTTCTGTTGACTTGGGGGTGACAACAAAGACTTCTGAGCAAGTTGATGGCGCAAAGAAGGGTGTGGGAGTTGCTGGTGATGGGTTAAATAAAGTGGCAACTTCCGCTCGGATTTCTAGTCCTGTGAAACAAACAGAATACAGGCGCCCTGATGGCCGAAAGAGAATAATTCCAGAGGCAGTAGGTGTGCCCAATCAACAAGAAGCAATTATGGGTGAGGCCCAGTCTCAAGCACTAGATTTCCCTCTTGTGGCATCTAATCATGGAAGGGATGAAAATGGTGTAGTTCCTGCTGATGGTGGCCTGCGAGAAGGTTCTTTCAGGGGAACATTCGGCAGAAGCTCCGATACGAAAGATCGATCTGGGGTCACTGCCAGGGCTACCATCACAGAGAGCTTGGTCATTGAGAAGGTTTTGGGTTCTTCAGGAAGAGATGGTAGCATCAATGTGGAGCATTCTGGGAGTGTGAAGGCATCCAGTTCCTCCAGTACATCTCTTTCAGTTAGGGTATTTGATAAGAAAATAGGGGAAGATACTGTACCAATTTGCTTGGAAGCTCGACCTAGAGAGCATGCTGTAAATGACATTATTGGGGTGGGAAACACTTGCATGATGAAAGAAACAGAAGTTGTTTGTACAAGAGGGGCTCAAACTCTTTGGTCTGATCGGATCACTGGAAAAGTCACAGTTTTAGCTGGAAATGCAAACTTCTGGGCTGTTGGGTGTGAAGATGGATGTCTACAG GTTTACACAAAGTGTGGGAGGCGTGCTATGCCAACCATGATGATGGGATCTGCAGCAATCTTTATAGATTGTGACGAGTGCTGGAAGATGTTACTGGTCACAAGGAAGGGATCATTATACGTGTGGGATCTACTCAACCAGGACTGTCTTCTTCAGGACTCATTGGCATCTCTAATTGCTTCAGATCCAAACTCGTCTGCCAAAG GAACAATTAAAGTCATATCAGTGAAGTTGTCAAAATCTGGTTCTCCTCTTGTTGTTTTGGCTACACGTCATGCTTTCCTGTTTGATATGAATCTTATGTGTTGGCTGAGGGTGGCAGATGACTGCTTCCCTGCATCAAATTTTTCTAGCTCCTGGAATTTGGGTTCGATTCAGAGTGGTGAGCTGGCTGCATTGCAGGTGGATGTTAGAAAATATTTGGCCAGAAAGCCAGGTTGGAGCAG GGTGACAGATGATGGAGTGCAGACACGGGCTCATTTGGAGGCTCAGTTGGCATCCTCTTTGGCTTTGAAGTCCCCAAATGAATATCGCCAGTGCCTTCTATCATACGTACGCTTCTTAGCTAG AGAAGCAGATGAGTCTCGATTGCGAGAGGTCTGTGAAAGTTTTCTTGGACCTCCTACTGGGATGGCTGAATCTACATCTTCAAATGCGAAGGATTTGACTTGGGATCCTTGTGTTCTT GGAATGAAAAAGCACAAACTCTTAAGAGAAGATATTCTTCCTTCGATGGCATCAAATAGAAAAGTCCAACGTTTACTCAACGAATTCATGAATCGCCTGTCTGAATATGGAAGTGCTGAAACTAATCTTGATCAAAAAAATTCAATGCAACCAACTACATCTCAACCAGAAACTAATGAAATGGACCTTGACCAATCAGCATCAGATCAAAAGAACTCCCTCGCGCCAGTGATGGATCAAACAAACTCTACCCAACGAGCAACAGATAACAAGGATTCTGTCCCTATCACCATAAATGAAACCAGCTCTACTCCACTAGCAAGTGATCAAGTAGATTCAGGTCCAATATTGACAGATCAAGTTATTCCAGACTCACCAGCTACAGATACTGGTTCCTGA
- the LOC110647128 gene encoding protein HIRA isoform X2: MSNGICSAVLRGHSSLVKGVAWDPIGSFIASQSDDKTVIIWRTSDWSLAHRTDGHWAKSLGSTFFRRLGWSPCGHFITTTHGFQKPRHSAPVLERGEWAATFDFLGHNAPIIVVKFNHSMFRRNNASAQEVKAAPIGWANGASKLAGKESQPYNVIAIGSQDRTITVWTTASPRPLFVAKHFFTQSVVDLSWSPDGYSLFACSLDGTVATFHFDVKELGHRLSDAELDELKRNRYGDVRGQQANLAESPAQLLLEAASAKQTATKKVVSDILQNRMPVKSSVDLGVTTKTSEQVDGAKKGVGVAGDGLNKVATSARISSPVKQTEYRRPDGRKRIIPEAVGVPNQQEAIMGEAQSQALDFPLVASNHGRDENGVVPADGGLREGSFRGTFGRSSDTKDRSGVTARATITESLVIEKVLGSSGRDGSINVEHSGSVKASSSSSTSLSVRVFDKKIGEDTVPICLEARPREHAVNDIIGVGNTCMMKETEVVCTRGAQTLWSDRITGKVTVLAGNANFWAVGCEDGCLQVYTKCGRRAMPTMMMGSAAIFIDCDECWKMLLVTRKGSLYVWDLLNQDCLLQDSLASLIASDPNSSAKGTIKVISVKLSKSGSPLVVLATRHAFLFDMNLMCWLRVADDCFPASNFSSSWNLGSIQSGELAALQVDVRKYLARKPGWSRVTDDGVQTRAHLEAQLASSLALKSPNEYRQCLLSYVRFLAREADESRLREVCESFLGPPTGMAESTSSNAKDLTWDPCVLGMKKHKLLREDILPSMASNRKVQRLLNEFMNRLSEYGSAETNLDQKNSMQPTTSQPETNEMDLDQSASDQKNSLAPVMDQTNSTQRATDNKDSVPITINETSSTPLASDQVDSGPILTDQVIPDSPATDTGS, translated from the exons ATGAGCAATGGCATTTGCTCTGCTGTTCTTAGAGGTCACTCTAGCCTGGTTAAAGGAGTAGCTTGGGATCCTATTGGCTCTTTCATAGCAAGTCAATCTGATGATAAGACAGTCATTATATGGCGGACAAGCGACTGGAGTCTGGCTCACAGAACAGATGGCCACTGGGCAAAATCA CTTGGTTCTACATTTTTCAGGCGGCTTGGATGGTCTCCTTGCGGCCATTTCATTACTACCACTCATGGTTTCCAGAAGCCAAGGCATTCTGCACCTGTTCTAGAGAGAGGGGAATGGGCTGCCACATTTGATTTCTTAGGACATAATGCTCCTATTATTGTGGTGAAATTTAACCATTCAATGTTTAGAAGGAATAATGCTAGTGCTCAGGAAGTGAAAGCTGCACCTATTGGGTGGGCTAATGGGGCCTCTAAGCTTGCAGGGAAAGAATCACAACCCTATAATGTTATTGCTATTGGGAGTCAGGATCGCACCATAACTGTGTGGACAACTGCAAGTCCTCGTCCTCTTTTTGTGGCAAAACATTTCTTTACTCAAAGTGTTGTAGATTTGTCCTG GAGTCCTGATGGGTATTCACTTTTTGCTTGTTCCTTGGATGGGACAGTTGCTACTTTCCATTTTGATGTAAAAGAGCTGGGGCATAGGTTGAGTGATGCTGAGCTTGATGAGCTAAAGAGAAATCGTTATGGTGATGTCAGAGGTCAACAGGCAAACTTGGCAGAGAGCCCAGCACAATTATTGCTTGAAGCAGCTTCAGCCAAGCAAACAGCAACCAAAAAAGTGGTGTCAGATATTCTGCAAAATCGGATGCCTGTGAAATCTTCTGTTGACTTGGGGGTGACAACAAAGACTTCTGAGCAAGTTGATGGCGCAAAGAAGGGTGTGGGAGTTGCTGGTGATGGGTTAAATAAAGTGGCAACTTCCGCTCGGATTTCTAGTCCTGTGAAACAAACAGAATACAGGCGCCCTGATGGCCGAAAGAGAATAATTCCAGAGGCAGTAGGTGTGCCCAATCAACAAGAAGCAATTATGGGTGAGGCCCAGTCTCAAGCACTAGATTTCCCTCTTGTGGCATCTAATCATGGAAGGGATGAAAATGGTGTAGTTCCTGCTGATGGTGGCCTGCGAGAAGGTTCTTTCAGGGGAACATTCGGCAGAAGCTCCGATACGAAAGATCGATCTGGGGTCACTGCCAGGGCTACCATCACAGAGAGCTTGGTCATTGAGAAGGTTTTGGGTTCTTCAGGAAGAGATGGTAGCATCAATGTGGAGCATTCTGGGAGTGTGAAGGCATCCAGTTCCTCCAGTACATCTCTTTCAGTTAGGGTATTTGATAAGAAAATAGGGGAAGATACTGTACCAATTTGCTTGGAAGCTCGACCTAGAGAGCATGCTGTAAATGACATTATTGGGGTGGGAAACACTTGCATGATGAAAGAAACAGAAGTTGTTTGTACAAGAGGGGCTCAAACTCTTTGGTCTGATCGGATCACTGGAAAAGTCACAGTTTTAGCTGGAAATGCAAACTTCTGGGCTGTTGGGTGTGAAGATGGATGTCTACAG GTTTACACAAAGTGTGGGAGGCGTGCTATGCCAACCATGATGATGGGATCTGCAGCAATCTTTATAGATTGTGACGAGTGCTGGAAGATGTTACTGGTCACAAGGAAGGGATCATTATACGTGTGGGATCTACTCAACCAGGACTGTCTTCTTCAGGACTCATTGGCATCTCTAATTGCTTCAGATCCAAACTCGTCTGCCAAAG GAACAATTAAAGTCATATCAGTGAAGTTGTCAAAATCTGGTTCTCCTCTTGTTGTTTTGGCTACACGTCATGCTTTCCTGTTTGATATGAATCTTATGTGTTGGCTGAGGGTGGCAGATGACTGCTTCCCTGCATCAAATTTTTCTAGCTCCTGGAATTTGGGTTCGATTCAGAGTGGTGAGCTGGCTGCATTGCAGGTGGATGTTAGAAAATATTTGGCCAGAAAGCCAGGTTGGAGCAG GGTGACAGATGATGGAGTGCAGACACGGGCTCATTTGGAGGCTCAGTTGGCATCCTCTTTGGCTTTGAAGTCCCCAAATGAATATCGCCAGTGCCTTCTATCATACGTACGCTTCTTAGCTAG AGAAGCAGATGAGTCTCGATTGCGAGAGGTCTGTGAAAGTTTTCTTGGACCTCCTACTGGGATGGCTGAATCTACATCTTCAAATGCGAAGGATTTGACTTGGGATCCTTGTGTTCTT GGAATGAAAAAGCACAAACTCTTAAGAGAAGATATTCTTCCTTCGATGGCATCAAATAGAAAAGTCCAACGTTTACTCAACGAATTCATGAATCGCCTGTCTGAATATGGAAGTGCTGAAACTAATCTTGATCAAAAAAATTCAATGCAACCAACTACATCTCAACCAGAAACTAATGAAATGGACCTTGACCAATCAGCATCAGATCAAAAGAACTCCCTCGCGCCAGTGATGGATCAAACAAACTCTACCCAACGAGCAACAGATAACAAGGATTCTGTCCCTATCACCATAAATGAAACCAGCTCTACTCCACTAGCAAGTGATCAAGTAGATTCAGGTCCAATATTGACAGATCAAGTTATTCCAGACTCACCAGCTACAGATACTGGTTCCTGA